From Drosophila yakuba strain Tai18E2 chromosome 2L, Prin_Dyak_Tai18E2_2.1, whole genome shotgun sequence, one genomic window encodes:
- the LOC26535449 gene encoding LOW QUALITY PROTEIN: intraflagellar transport protein 20 homolog (The sequence of the model RefSeq protein was modified relative to this genomic sequence to represent the inferred CDS: inserted 2 bases in 2 codons): MEELKAGVFIDDIYTVRVEHPNLSSSKIKFKQECFKYSKAFTIFKKFVFNYCNISKXFANDVDKXKLRAIGTQNQLKTAFIQRQSMQQVYQYEIFEQTVELDRLKGELQFLQRIETEQHEIVNSFFVNQY; this comes from the exons ATGGAAGAACTTAAAGCTGGTGTGTTTATAGATGATATCTACACCGTGCGAGTTGAGCATCCAAACCTTTCCAGTAgcaaaataaagtttaaacaaGAATGCTTTAAATACAGCAAAGcattcacaatttttaaaaagtttgtgtttaattattgtaatatATCTA TCTTTGCTAACGATGTCGATA GAAAACTGCGCGCTATTGGtacacaaaatcaattaaaaacggCATTTATCCAGCGCCAGAGTATGCAGCAAGTCTATCAATATGAGATATTTGAGCAAACGGTAGAACTTGATCGCTTAAAAGGCGAATTGCAGTTTTTACAGCGAATTGAAACTGAACAACATGAAATAGTAAACAGTTTTTTTGTcaatcaatattaa
- the LOC6539198 gene encoding intraflagellar transport protein 20 homolog: MEELLKAGVFIDEIYTVRVEHPNLSSSKIKFKQECFKYSKAFTIFKKIVFNYCNISKIFAKDVDMEKLRAIGTQNQLKTAFIQRQSMQQVYQYEIFEHTVELDRLKGELQFLQRIETEQHEIINSFFVNQY, encoded by the coding sequence ATGGAAGAACTTCTTAAAGCTGGTGTGTTTATAGATGAAATCTACACCGTGCGAGTTGAGCATCCAAACCTTTCCAGTAgcaaaataaagtttaaacaaGAATGCTTTAAATACAGCAAAGcattcacaatttttaaaaagattgtgtttaattattgtaatatATCTAAAATCTTTGCTAAAGATGTCGATATGGAAAAACTGCGCGCTATTGGtacacaaaatcaattaaaaacggCATTTATTCAGCGCCAGAGTATGCAGCAAGTCTATCAATATGAGATATTTGAGCACACGGTAGAACTTGATCGCTTAAAAGGCGAATTGCAGTTTTTACAGCGAATTGAAACTGAACAACATGAAATAATAAACAGTTTTTTTGTcaatcaatattaa
- the LOC26536421 gene encoding intraflagellar transport protein 20 homolog, with amino-acid sequence MEELLKAGVFIDEIYTVRVEHPNLSSSKIKFKQECFKYSKAFTIFKKFVFNYCNISKIFANDVDMEKLRAFGTQNQLKTAFIQRQSMQQVYQYEIFEQTVELDRLKGELQFLQRIETDKHEIKNSFFVNQY; translated from the coding sequence ATGGAAGAACTTCTTAAAGCTGGTGTGTTTATAGATGAAATCTACACCGTGCGAGTTGAGCATCCAAACCTTTCCAGTAgcaaaataaagtttaaacaaGAATGCTTTAAATACAGCAAAGcattcacaatttttaaaaagtttgtgtttaattattgtaatatATCTAAAATCTTTGCTAACGATGTCGATATGGAAAAACTGCGCGCTTTTGGtacacaaaatcaattaaaaacggCATTTATTCAGCGCCAGAGTATGCAGCAAGTCTATCAATATGAGATATTTGAGCAAACGGTAGAACTTGATCGCTTAAAAGGCGAATTGCAGTTTTTACAGCGAATTGAAACTGACAAacatgaaataaaaaacagtttttttgtcaatcaatattaa
- the LOC6539197 gene encoding INO80 complex subunit B, whose product MVKEGLMPKHPSNAVNTSAKSIKNSMGPNELQNVFANTHEHPPRHTRIMCTKKSAQDATFPHTCAKKVKRRRNSDTSSEEDRWLTAIETGQLNVVDDELKKIKDPKLMTARQRAIYERTQDSEINGFLEELIALPSGYKEKEKPQTAEEIHKALLKSQKRKQQADERREKDKLKTMERLLKKQATNKDRTSIRNKSAQQASYPKITYISAVNGNYVIVPTGYEFPLKAQIPRTPPLSQVCYVSGCENRKTYNCSTTKVPLCSLTCYRKNLLHNIN is encoded by the exons atggtGAAAGAAg GATTGATGCCGAAGCACCCTTCTAATGCAGTGAACACTTCTGCTAAGTCTATTAAAAATTCTATGGGACCTAACGAACTTCAAAACGTATTTGCCAATACTCATGAACATCCGCCTAGACACACGAGAATTATGTGCACAAAAAAATCTGCACAAGATGCCACTTTTCCTCACACTTGTgctaaaaaagtaaaaagacGACGCAACAGTGATACGTCCAGTGAAGAAGATAGGTGGCTTACTGCCATAGAAACTGGACAACTAAACGTTGTTGATGACGAACTTAAAAAGATAAAAGATCCCAAACTTATGACAGCTCGTCAACGTGCTATTTATGAAAGGACACAGGATTCGGAGATAAATGGCTTTTTAGAAGAGCTAATTGCTCTTCCAAGTGGTTataaagaaaaggaaaagccgCAGACTGCGGAGGAAATTCATAAAGCTCTTTTGAAATCTCAAAAACGAAAGCAACAAGCTGACGAAAGGCGAGAAAAAGATAAACTGAAGACAATGGAGCGCTTATTAAAAAAACAGGCAACCAACAAGGACCGCACTTCAATTCGCAATAAGTCCGCACAACAGGCTTCTTATCCAAAAATAACCTATATAAGTGCTGTTAATGGCAACTATGTAATAGTTCCCACAGGTTACGAATTTCCTTTAAAGGCACAAATCCCTCGTACACCGCCTCTTTCACAGGTGTGCTATGTAAGCGGTTGTGAAAATCGCAAGACATATAATTGTTCAACGACAAAAGTTCCATTATGCAGTCTTACATGTTATCGCAAGAACCTTTTACACAATATCAACTAA